The following are from one region of the Candidatus Woesearchaeota archaeon genome:
- a CDS encoding HAD family phosphatase, with product MIQLIIFDFSGVCFSEEEEPYIRKFALEHNLNPEECYERFSVLVKKAEVDEISGKKVFQELLNHYHIKGDPTTMIKAMVAMKVMYPETFTIIKQLRQRYKTAYFTNYNRDFWEVIAQKFDVSPYFDYGIVSYQIQSRKPAKEGFEHILKHFGLQPQEAVFIDDSAKNLVNAREMGIITVHLPDRTKVKEKLMEVEVDCSYSKGH from the coding sequence ATGATTCAACTGATTATCTTTGATTTTTCCGGTGTTTGCTTTAGTGAAGAAGAAGAGCCATACATTCGGAAATTTGCTCTGGAACATAATCTCAATCCAGAGGAATGCTACGAACGCTTTTCGGTGCTGGTAAAAAAAGCAGAGGTTGATGAGATCTCTGGAAAAAAGGTCTTTCAAGAACTTCTGAATCACTATCACATAAAAGGAGATCCTACAACAATGATCAAGGCCATGGTTGCCATGAAAGTCATGTATCCCGAGACCTTTACGATTATCAAACAACTCAGACAAAGGTATAAAACAGCCTATTTCACCAACTATAATCGAGATTTTTGGGAAGTCATTGCGCAAAAGTTTGATGTTTCTCCGTACTTTGATTATGGCATTGTCAGCTACCAGATTCAGTCACGAAAACCTGCAAAAGAAGGCTTTGAACACATCTTGAAGCATTTTGGTTTACAGCCGCAAGAAGCAGTCTTTATTGATGATTCTGCCAAGAACTTAGTGAATGCACGAGAGATGGGTATTATTACTGTACACCTGCCTGATAGAACCAAAGTTAAGGAAAAATTGATGGAGGTAGAGGTTGATTGTAGTTATAGCAAAGGACACTAA